A stretch of the Cucurbita pepo subsp. pepo cultivar mu-cu-16 chromosome LG16, ASM280686v2, whole genome shotgun sequence genome encodes the following:
- the LOC111776892 gene encoding uncharacterized protein LOC111776892: MASTISPILQILQPRCRLNITVRAASVKPPPESLSAARTRRQTLLILTATATAAVVGRENPSMAEDIPLFGLRKKLKKVEEEAEEIVREGFEAAEKGLETAERGIVTAEKGIITAERGIETAEKEIESAVNFGALSQAGAVAGAEVVGVLVATSIVNGILGPEAQR; encoded by the coding sequence ATGGCTTCCACAATCTCACCCATTCTCCAAATCCTCCAACCACGATGCCGATTAAACATCACCGTCCGCGCCGCCTCAGTGAAACCACCGCCGGAATCTCTCTCTGCCGCCAGAACTCGGCGACAGACACTGTTGATTCTtacggcgacggcgacggcggcgGTAGTGGGGAGAGAGAATCCGTCAATGGCAGAGGACATTCCTCTGTTCGGGCTGAGGAAGAAGCTGAAGAAGGTGGAAGAGGAGGCGGAAGAGATCGTGAGGGAAGGATTCGAGGCGGCGGAGAAAGGACTTGAGACGGCGGAGCGAGGGATCGTTACGGCGGAGAAGGGCATTATAACGGCGGAGAGAGGGATCGAAACGGCGGAGAAAGAAATCGAATCAGCGGTGAATTTCGGAGCTCTGTCGCAGGCCGGAGCGGTCGCTGGAGCTGAGGTCGTCGGAGTGCTTGTTGCTACTTCAATTGTTAATGGTATTTTGGGTCCTGAAGCGCagagataa
- the LOC111777637 gene encoding protein JINGUBANG-like, with translation MFGSGGSSRRGLVFSEDDDNNNNTVHKTRFNELNKSCLHDSDISLRLPTRHSHNLDLTILPSMDTEADPDPSFSTSPFARSPWSAHFDTDLPPTDEDNSFLPNILMGSLVREEGHIYSLAAAGDLLYTGSDSKNIRVWKAQKEFSGFKSNSGLVKSIVIGGQKIFTGHQDGKVRVWKVSTKDPGVHKRVGTLPTLGDYIKCSMKPRNYMEGRRRRNLWIKHFDAISSLSLSEDQNFLYSASWDKTFKVWRVSDSKCLESIQAHDDAVNTLVSSIDGLVFTGSADGSVKVWRRELQGKGTKHFFSQTLVKQECAITALAVNDEATFIYCGSSDGVVNFWEREKSLSHGGTLRGHKLAVLCLATAGRLLLSGSADMGICVWQRTAAEHSCLSVLTAHTGPVKCLAVEKDSEAGEGERRWIVYSGSLDKSVKIWRVSEQPPAVDQSPRQQLAESPSGSGFFVNAPSFVIRGQ, from the coding sequence ATGTTCGGCAGCGGAGGCTCATCCAGACGCGGCCTAGTTTTCTCCGAAGATGatgacaacaacaacaacaccGTCCACAAAACACGCTTCAACGAACTCAATAAATCCTGCCTCCACGATTCCGACATCTCCCTCCGACTCCCCACCCGCCACTCCCACAACCTCGACCTCACCATCCTCCCTTCAATGGACACCGAGGCCGACCCGGACCCCTCCTTCTCCACCTCCCCCTTCGCCAGATCCCCATGGTCCGCCCACTTCGATACCGACCTTCCGCCCACAGACGAGGACAATTCCTTCCTCCCCAATATCCTAATGGGCTCCCTCGTCCGCGAAGAGGGCCACATTTACTCTCTCGCCGCTGCAGGGGACCTTCTCTACACCGGATCCGACAGCAAGAACATCCGCGTCTGGAAGGCTCAGAAGGAATTCTCCGGGTTCAAATCCAACAGCGGCTTGGTCAAATCCATTGTAATCGGTGGCCAGAAGATCTTCACCGGCCACCAGGACGGTAAGGTCCGGGTCTGGAAGGTGTCGACTAAAGACCCAGGCGTCCACAAACGAGTTGGAACGCTCCCCACGTTAGGCGATTACATCAAATGTTCGATGAAACCCAGAAATTACATGGAGGGGAGACGGCGGAGGAACCTGTGGATAAAGCATTTCGATGCAATTTCGTCTCTGAGTTTGAGCGAAGACCAAAATTTCCTGTACTCTGCTTCTTGGGACAAGACCTTCAAGGTCTGGAGGGTCTCCGATTCCAAATGCTTGGAGTCCATTCAGGCTCATGACGACGCCGTCAACACTCTGGTTTCGAGTATTGATGGTTTGGTGTTCACTGGATCGGCCGACGGCAGTGTGAAGGTCTGGCGGAGGGAGCTGCAGGGGAAGGGGACCAAGCATTTTTTCTCGCAGACATTGGTGAAGCAGGAATGTGCCATTACTGCTCTGGCTGTCAACGACGAGGCCACTTTCATCTACTGCGGCTCCTCCGATGGGGTGGTTAATTTTTGGGAGAGGGAGAAATCATTGTCGCACGGCGGCACTTTGAGAGGGCATAAGCTTGCTGTTCTCTGTTTGGCGACGGCGGGGCGGTTGTTGTTGAGTGGCTCCGCCGACATGGGGATATGCGTCTGGCAGAGGACGGCAGCGGAGCATTCTTGCTTGTCGGTGTTGACGGCCCACACAGGGCCAGTGAAATGCTTGGCCGTTGAAAAGGACAGTGAAGCCGGGGAAGGCGAGCGGCGGTGGATTGTGTACAGTGGGAGTTTGGATAAGTCGGTGAAGATATGGAGAGTGTCGGAACAGCCGCCGGCCGTCGATCAAAGTCCGCGGCAGCAGTTGGCGGAATCGCCCTCAGGCAGCGGGTTCTTTGTAAATGCTCCCAGTTTCGTAATTCGAGGACAGTAA